From the Cohaesibacter sp. ES.047 genome, the window TCGACAATGCCGCTTTTGATGAGCAGATGAAAGTGCTCGAGCTGATCCGCAAAGGCCTTCCAAAGGATGTGCCGCTGATCATGACGGTCTTCACGCCGCTGGATATCGCCGACAAGATGCTGGACCGCAATGCGTCAGTTCTGGCCCAGCATATCGAGGAAGCCCCCGAAGCGGTGGCCTATGGTCTGTCCGTATTTGCCGAAACCCTGTCCCATTTTGTCCGCAAGGTGACACAGTTCGGCGTTGACGGGATCTTCTTCTCCACCAAGTGGGTGAACGGTGCCAAGCTGAGCGCCGCAGACTATCGCAAACTCTGCCTGCCGCATGATCTGAGCATGATGGCGTCAGCCGCCAATCTGCCGTTCAACATCATGCATGTCTGCCAGAATGAGGTTTTCATGGACACCTTCCGTGATTATCCGGTTTCGATCATGCATTGGGATGATCATGGACCGCACAATCCGAGCCTGCGCATGGGCCGCCAGATGACGGGCCTGTGTTCCGGTGGTGGGGTTGATGCCAAGACGCTGGCCAACGGCACGCCGGACGATGTCAGCGCCAAGGCCGTCAACACGATCCTTGAGAACAATGGTCAGGGCATGATCCTTGCGCCGGGTTGCTCCATCGTCACGGCAAAAACCTCAAGTGCCAATCTGCAGGCTTTGAGCGAGGCACCGGTGAAGGCACAGGCGTTGCTCGAAAAAGGAAAAGCCGCCTGACGCTCAGGCTCTGCAAGACAGAATAAACACCTGTTGGCGCGCCTTCCCCATCCCCCCCATTGAAGCGCGCCAACAAGGCAAGAATAAGCAGCCGCCATCTCTATCCCGCAGGTTTCGGACCTCTCCCAGTAATCCGATCCAGTCCAAGAGATGGCACTTTGATCCCTGGTCTTGAGTGGC encodes:
- a CDS encoding uroporphyrinogen decarboxylase family protein; translation: MNRTERLEAVVNGKTPDRIPVSAWGHFYVEEQRADTFADKMLSFRETYDWDILKVHARASYHVEPFGFQIDPSDDPAVGHGLLHSPVQEAEDWFKLKPQPVDNAAFDEQMKVLELIRKGLPKDVPLIMTVFTPLDIADKMLDRNASVLAQHIEEAPEAVAYGLSVFAETLSHFVRKVTQFGVDGIFFSTKWVNGAKLSAADYRKLCLPHDLSMMASAANLPFNIMHVCQNEVFMDTFRDYPVSIMHWDDHGPHNPSLRMGRQMTGLCSGGGVDAKTLANGTPDDVSAKAVNTILENNGQGMILAPGCSIVTAKTSSANLQALSEAPVKAQALLEKGKAA